The Pantoea cypripedii genomic sequence GCTGAGTGACAGAGAATGGTCAGGGCGGAATACGGTGGTCACCAACGGCGAACTCGACGCCATATATTTGTCACGATCCGGGTTGGATGTCTCCTTCGATGCTGACGGTGGGCAGATTGCGCCACTGATGGCCCGACTCACCGGTAATGTTGCCGGTCTGGAAAAAATACTGCATCGCAGCGGGTGGCGCAGCGAAGTTTGCCAGGAAACGCAAACGCCTTTTCTTTTCCAGCTGATGACGCACTCATGACTCTGATAAAGATGAGAAGTATGCCAGAATGACCAGGATTCAGATTGGTCGGCCCTTTATGGGATGCGCATGCACACATCAACACTTATTTTATTACGTCATGGCGAAAGTCAGTGGAACCGTGAAAATCGTTATACCGGCTGGACCGATGTGCCCCTTACGCCACAGGGATATCTGGAAGCCGAACGGGCGGGAGCGCTAATCAGGCAAGCATCACTGATGCCTGATTACGTTTGCAGCTCGGTGATGACTCGCTGCATCCATACTTCCTGGCGCGTGCTGGATCAGCTTGATCGCGCATGGCTGCCGGTGGACAAAACCTGGCGTCTTAACGAACGACATTACGGAGCGTTGCAGGGGCTGAATAAAGCAACAACCGTGCATACGCTGGGTGAAGAGAATGTCTTCCGCTGGCGCAGAACGTTACATGGTATGCCTCCGACTGATGCAGCTGCACCCGCCCGGCTGCAAACCGACCCCCGTTACCGCCACATTGCCTTGCATGATTTGCCCACGGGAGAGAGCCTGTTTATGACCCTGCACCGGGTACTTCCTTACTGGCAACAGGTCGTGGTGCCTGAGTTACGGGCCGGTAAGACGGTGTTGATCATCGCGCATGCTAATTCACTGCGCGCACTGATGACCTTCCTGGAAAAACTCAGTGACGAGGCCATTACCCGGTTGCATGTGCCAACAGGGGTGCCGATAGTCTACTCAATGGATAGCGCCGCCAATGTGCTGACGCAGCGCGTCCTGACCTGACCGGGCGTCCGGTCAGTTCCCATGACATGCGATGACATAAGTCTGGAACAATTCAGAAACCCTTCCTGCCTGGCTTTTCTATATCCTTTTTTCCGTGAATTTCTGCTTTTCCCCATACGCTCTAATTAACG encodes the following:
- a CDS encoding 2,3-bisphosphoglycerate-dependent phosphoglycerate mutase, whose product is MHTSTLILLRHGESQWNRENRYTGWTDVPLTPQGYLEAERAGALIRQASLMPDYVCSSVMTRCIHTSWRVLDQLDRAWLPVDKTWRLNERHYGALQGLNKATTVHTLGEENVFRWRRTLHGMPPTDAAAPARLQTDPRYRHIALHDLPTGESLFMTLHRVLPYWQQVVVPELRAGKTVLIIAHANSLRALMTFLEKLSDEAITRLHVPTGVPIVYSMDSAANVLTQRVLT